The following proteins are co-located in the Bacteroidales bacterium genome:
- a CDS encoding response regulator transcription factor → MEKVSFIIAEKSYIIRTGLMKIINSFPGTSVIKEISDVNNLAKSINKYKPDFLIINAKLVNDPHDDIRRLFSENINTKFIIFTGSKREKEHFVYFDEQISVDESKTDIIKKLNILISENSPKSKTDENTGLSGREKDVVRQIALGKTNKEIAEELFISTHTVITHRKNITGKLGIKTVSGLTVYAILNNIIDIDEGV, encoded by the coding sequence ATGGAAAAGGTTTCGTTTATTATTGCAGAGAAGTCATATATTATCAGAACCGGTTTGATGAAAATTATTAACAGTTTTCCGGGAACTTCGGTTATTAAAGAAATTTCGGATGTTAATAATCTTGCTAAGTCAATAAATAAATATAAGCCTGATTTTTTAATTATTAATGCGAAACTTGTAAATGACCCGCATGATGATATAAGAAGATTGTTTTCTGAAAATATTAACACAAAATTTATTATTTTTACAGGAAGCAAAAGAGAAAAAGAACATTTTGTTTATTTTGACGAACAAATATCTGTTGATGAAAGCAAAACCGATATTATTAAAAAACTTAATATACTAATTTCAGAAAATAGTCCTAAAAGCAAAACCGATGAAAATACAGGATTGTCCGGAAGAGAAAAAGATGTAGTAAGACAAATTGCATTAGGAAAAACAAATAAAGAAATAGCAGAAGAGTTATTTATAAGCACACATACGGTAATTACGCACAGGAAAAATATTACCGGGAAGTTGGGAATTAAAACCGTTTCGGGTTTAACTGTTTATGCTATTTTAAACAATATTATTGATATTGATGAAGGAGTTTAA